The following are encoded together in the Cyanobacterium aponinum PCC 10605 genome:
- a CDS encoding PAP/fibrillin family protein, protein MNSRLLLKQELLDSISKVAQTLNINPQYPITDTLISGDDSLKIEKITLNLEALNPFPKPLVYGVNLLDGIWQLNYSTAREIRSLNKLPLGLKLRQVYQIIDTQKTSFFNVAFVEHSSGLVKGYVKVTATFSPQIKDGDLLPQDTINVNFDKRFLAIQKIVNIKTPIFEPVKVFNARNPQGRIPSLKVTYIDESMRIGRGGDGSLFILSKVNKIADS, encoded by the coding sequence TTGAATAGTAGATTACTTCTGAAGCAAGAATTATTAGACAGTATTAGTAAAGTCGCTCAAACTCTCAATATTAATCCTCAATATCCGATTACTGATACCCTGATTTCCGGAGACGATAGCCTTAAAATAGAGAAAATAACACTTAATTTAGAAGCCCTTAATCCTTTTCCTAAACCATTAGTTTATGGCGTAAATTTATTAGATGGAATTTGGCAATTAAATTATTCAACTGCAAGGGAAATAAGGTCTTTAAATAAATTACCTTTAGGTTTAAAGTTGAGGCAAGTTTATCAAATAATTGATACCCAAAAAACATCTTTTTTTAACGTGGCTTTTGTGGAACATTCCTCTGGTTTGGTTAAAGGTTATGTAAAAGTTACCGCTACTTTTTCCCCTCAAATTAAAGATGGTGATTTGCTTCCCCAAGATACTATTAACGTTAATTTTGATAAGCGTTTTTTAGCTATTCAAAAAATAGTTAATATAAAAACCCCCATTTTTGAACCTGTCAAAGTATTTAACGCCAGAAATCCTCAAGGGCGAATACCTAGTTTAAAAGTCACTTATATTGACGAATCAATGCGTATTGGTAGAGGAGGTGACGGCAGTCTATTTATACTTTCTAAAGTTAACAAAATTGCTGATTCATAA